From the genome of Bacteroidota bacterium:
AAAACTCTGGAGCAGTAATGAGGCAATCGAAACGACACGGCCATTGGTTCCCTATATTGACTGTTTGATTGGCAATGAAGAGGACTTTCAAAAGGTGTTGGGGTATGAGGTGGAAGGTGTTAATATTGAAAAAGGGGAGATAGACACTTCTGCATTCAAACAAATGGTGAATAAAGTAGTAAAAGATTTTTCAAATATTAAGATCGTCGGAACAACATTACGCTCCGTAAAATCAGCGGGGATTAATGATTGGTCTGCAATTATGTGGGCAGATGGGAATTTTTACGATGGAATGAATATGCCAGGATTAGAGATTGAAGACCGTGTTGGTGGTGGAGATGGATTTGCTTCCGGTTTTACGTATGGATTTCTTTCCGGCAAACAACCCCAAGAATGTGTGAATCTTGGTGTTGCCCATGGTGCCATGTTAATGACCACACGCGGAGATACGAGCATGATTTCCTTAGACGAACTTTTACATGTTGCCAAAGGTGGCAGTGCAAGAATTAAACGATAACATTATGTCACGAAAAGAAACCATACAAAAAATATCAGCACTAGGCGTTGTTGCCGTCATTCGCCTACAGGATGCAAAGAAACTTTTCAAAGTTGTTGAGGCAATTAAGCAAGGGGGAGTAAAGGTTATTGAAATCACAATGACCGTTCCTAACGCTGTTGGATTGATCCAAGAATTATCATCGTCAATTTCATCGGATGTCCTTTTGGGTGCAGGAACGGTAACTGATCCTAAAACAGCCGAACAAGTAATGAAAGCGGGTGCACAATTTGTTGTATCACCGATTTTGAATACGGAAGTGATTAAACTTTGTAATTCTTCAGACATTGCATGCATGCCCGGTTGTTACACACCAACAG
Proteins encoded in this window:
- the eda gene encoding bifunctional 4-hydroxy-2-oxoglutarate aldolase/2-dehydro-3-deoxy-phosphogluconate aldolase, producing the protein MSRKETIQKISALGVVAVIRLQDAKKLFKVVEAIKQGGVKVIEITMTVPNAVGLIQELSSSISSDVLLGAGTVTDPKTAEQVMKAGAQFVVSPILNTEVIKLCNSSDIACMPGCYTPTEIFTAWNAGADVVKVFPATSLGPKYFKDLSGPFPQIKMMPTGGVTIENVGEWIAAGAVAVGIGSDLLDKKAIDEERYEVLTERASRMYSNFKAALEKSRK